From the genome of Halorussus sp. MSC15.2, one region includes:
- a CDS encoding MaoC family dehydratase encodes MTMSGLYYEEFEVGQTIEHEKRRTISESDNQEFCDMTMNQQPLHLDAEFAADTQFGERLVNGLYTMSLAVGLSIPDTTDGTIVANLSYDGVEHPNPVFHGDTIRAQSTVTDKRETSDGERGVVTMRVEAFAVNRDEEGTEGDGETLVCEFERTVLSLKRE; translated from the coding sequence TTGACCATGAGCGGACTCTACTACGAGGAGTTCGAGGTCGGCCAGACCATCGAGCACGAGAAGCGTCGGACGATTAGCGAGAGCGACAATCAGGAGTTCTGCGACATGACGATGAACCAGCAACCGCTCCACCTCGACGCGGAGTTCGCCGCCGACACGCAGTTCGGCGAGCGGTTGGTCAACGGACTCTACACGATGAGTCTGGCGGTCGGTCTCTCGATTCCCGACACCACCGACGGGACCATCGTCGCCAACCTCTCGTACGACGGGGTGGAGCATCCCAACCCCGTGTTCCACGGCGATACCATCCGCGCTCAATCGACCGTGACCGACAAGCGCGAGACCAGCGACGGCGAACGCGGCGTCGTGACGATGCGCGTCGAGGCGTTCGCGGTCAACCGCGACGAGGAGGGTACCGAGGGAGACGGCGAGACACTGGTCTGCGAGTTCGAACGGACGGTGCTGTCGCTGAAGCGCGAGTAA
- a CDS encoding PQQ-binding-like beta-propeller repeat protein translates to MSEDASRFEWARPRTGDESVGSATGREAAQGTPRGATPSAGGSDARESHARRARRRPTTPDAAHDRRQTDDGTDRRLSPDRVRFRFRADGPAETAPVVRDGTVYLGCANGCTHAFDGADGTKRWSVRVGGRVTGPALSDDAVYTGTSRGTVLALDAATGDPRWQFTVDGDVQASPAVADGTVFVAADDGRVAALHARGGSPLRTFRNASRALCALTVDDERLLLASLDGGAYAHDRTDGRERWRFVPDVAVRGAPAVGDETAYVGTVDDGRVYAVSAVTGREKWRAETGAGVWASPTVADGTVFAANGDGLVYAFDADDGAVAWRTDLGARIWASPTVADGTVVVGTDTGVVYGIDVADGTVAWWYRADDVVVAPVTVAGETAYVADCGGTVTALSLADAD, encoded by the coding sequence ATGTCTGAAGACGCAAGCCGGTTCGAGTGGGCGCGACCGCGAACAGGGGACGAAAGCGTCGGCTCGGCCACCGGACGCGAAGCGGCGCAGGGGACGCCGCGGGGCGCGACGCCCTCGGCCGGTGGGTCGGACGCACGCGAGTCGCACGCGCGACGGGCGCGCCGGCGTCCGACGACCCCCGACGCAGCGCACGACCGGCGACAGACGGACGACGGGACCGACCGGCGTCTGTCGCCCGACCGGGTGCGATTCCGGTTTCGGGCCGACGGCCCGGCCGAAACCGCACCCGTAGTCCGGGACGGGACGGTGTACCTCGGCTGTGCGAACGGCTGCACGCACGCGTTCGATGGTGCCGACGGAACGAAACGCTGGTCAGTCCGCGTGGGCGGCCGGGTCACCGGTCCTGCTCTCTCCGACGACGCGGTTTACACCGGAACGAGTCGCGGAACGGTCCTCGCACTCGATGCGGCGACCGGCGACCCCCGGTGGCAGTTCACGGTCGATGGCGACGTACAGGCGTCTCCGGCGGTCGCCGACGGGACGGTGTTCGTCGCGGCCGACGACGGCCGCGTGGCCGCCCTCCACGCCCGAGGCGGTTCCCCGCTCCGGACGTTTCGGAACGCCTCGCGGGCGCTCTGTGCGCTCACGGTGGACGACGAGCGACTCCTCCTAGCGAGTCTCGACGGCGGCGCGTACGCCCACGACCGGACCGACGGCCGCGAGCGCTGGCGGTTCGTGCCCGACGTCGCGGTGCGCGGTGCGCCCGCGGTCGGCGACGAGACGGCCTACGTCGGGACGGTAGACGACGGCCGCGTGTACGCGGTCTCGGCGGTCACGGGACGAGAGAAGTGGCGCGCCGAGACCGGCGCGGGCGTGTGGGCGTCGCCGACGGTGGCCGACGGGACCGTCTTCGCGGCCAACGGAGACGGCCTCGTCTACGCCTTCGACGCCGACGACGGGGCGGTCGCGTGGCGGACGGACCTCGGTGCGCGAATCTGGGCGTCGCCGACGGTGGCCGACGGGACGGTCGTCGTCGGTACGGACACCGGAGTGGTGTACGGGATAGACGTCGCGGACGGGACGGTGGCGTGGTGGTACCGGGCGGACGACGTCGTGGTCGCCCCCGTGACCGTCGCGGGCGAGACGGCCTACGTGGCCGACTGCGGCGGGACTGTCACTGCGCTTTCGCTCGCTGACGCGGACTGA
- a CDS encoding CoA ester lyase produces the protein MPRRSLLFTPGDRPEMMRKAPTAGADVIAFDLEDAVAPGSKADARESVRAVLADPEFSPDCEVCIRVNPTGIAADDDLRGVLGEGGDAAATLDAVMLPKTEDPDDAETLADLLAEHDAEVPIIALVETAAGILAAEDIAAVPEVDALAFGAEDLAADLGATRTDEGTEVLHAREHVVLAASAADVDAIDTVYTDIEDAEGLREETRFAVELGYDGKMAIHPGQVGPINESFTPDPERVEWAERVLAAEAEADAEGRGVFRVDGEMIDAPLIAQAERVLAYAEAADRD, from the coding sequence ATGCCACGACGAAGCCTACTGTTCACACCGGGCGACCGCCCGGAGATGATGCGGAAAGCGCCGACCGCGGGGGCCGACGTAATCGCGTTCGACTTGGAGGACGCAGTCGCTCCGGGAAGCAAGGCCGACGCCCGGGAGTCGGTACGGGCGGTTCTCGCCGACCCCGAGTTCTCGCCCGACTGCGAGGTCTGTATCCGGGTGAATCCGACGGGTATCGCCGCGGACGACGACCTCCGTGGCGTTCTCGGTGAGGGCGGCGACGCGGCGGCGACGCTCGACGCGGTGATGCTGCCGAAGACCGAGGACCCCGACGACGCCGAGACGCTGGCCGACCTGCTGGCCGAGCACGACGCCGAGGTGCCGATTATCGCTCTGGTCGAGACGGCCGCTGGAATCCTCGCCGCCGAAGACATCGCGGCAGTCCCCGAAGTGGACGCGCTGGCGTTCGGCGCGGAGGACCTCGCGGCGGACCTCGGCGCGACCCGGACCGACGAGGGAACCGAAGTCCTCCACGCACGCGAGCACGTCGTGCTGGCGGCCAGCGCCGCCGACGTGGACGCCATCGACACGGTGTACACCGACATCGAGGACGCGGAAGGCCTCCGCGAAGAGACCCGGTTCGCGGTCGAGTTGGGGTACGACGGGAAGATGGCGATTCACCCCGGGCAGGTCGGTCCCATCAACGAGTCGTTCACGCCCGACCCCGAGCGCGTCGAGTGGGCCGAGCGCGTGCTGGCGGCCGAGGCGGAGGCAGACGCCGAGGGTCGTGGCGTCTTCCGAGTGGACGGCGAGATGATAGACGCACCGCTGATAGCGCAGGCCGAGCGCGTGCTGGCGTACGCCGAGGCCGCCGACCGAGACTGA
- a CDS encoding Glu/Leu/Phe/Val dehydrogenase, which yields MSEQANPFESLQEQIDDAAEYMNVGDDVLNRLKHPERVLETNLSVETDDGDVEVFKAFRSEFNGDRGPYKGGIRYHPNVSRDEVKALSGWMVYKCAVVDIPYGGGKGGIIIDPDDYSEDELERITRSFAKELRPFIGVDKDIPAPDVNTGQREMNWIKDTYETLENTTEPGVITGKSPDSGGSAGRVEATGRSTMLTAREAFDYLGRDIEGASVAVQGYGNAGWIAAKLLHELGANVVAVSDSSGGIYREDGFDPVAVKEHKSETGSVAGYHNAAEELTNEDLLTLDVDLLVPAALENAIDGDLARDVQADVVVEAANGPLTPEADDVLSETDTYVFPDILANAGGVTVSYFEWVQNRQRFHWTEERVNEELERIITDAFDNLVETYEETGAPNMRTAAYVVAIQRVVDAYEESGNWP from the coding sequence ATGTCCGAGCAAGCAAACCCCTTCGAGAGTCTGCAGGAACAGATAGACGACGCGGCCGAGTACATGAACGTCGGCGACGACGTGCTGAATCGGCTAAAACATCCCGAGCGCGTGCTGGAGACGAATCTCTCCGTCGAGACCGACGACGGTGACGTCGAGGTGTTCAAGGCGTTTCGGTCGGAGTTCAACGGCGACCGCGGTCCCTACAAGGGCGGTATTCGCTACCACCCGAACGTCTCGCGCGACGAGGTAAAGGCGCTTTCCGGGTGGATGGTCTACAAGTGCGCCGTCGTGGACATCCCGTACGGCGGCGGGAAAGGCGGTATCATCATCGACCCCGACGACTACAGCGAGGACGAACTCGAACGCATCACCCGGTCGTTCGCCAAGGAACTTCGACCGTTCATCGGCGTCGACAAGGACATCCCGGCTCCCGACGTGAACACGGGCCAGCGCGAGATGAACTGGATAAAGGACACCTACGAGACGCTGGAGAACACGACCGAACCCGGCGTCATCACGGGGAAGTCGCCCGACAGCGGCGGAAGTGCGGGTCGCGTCGAAGCGACCGGACGCTCGACCATGCTCACCGCCCGCGAGGCGTTCGACTACCTCGGCCGCGACATCGAGGGCGCGTCGGTCGCCGTGCAGGGATACGGGAACGCTGGATGGATTGCGGCGAAACTCCTCCACGAACTCGGTGCGAACGTGGTGGCAGTCAGCGACTCCTCGGGCGGCATCTACCGCGAGGACGGGTTCGACCCCGTCGCGGTTAAGGAGCACAAAAGCGAGACGGGCAGCGTCGCCGGCTATCACAACGCCGCGGAGGAACTCACCAACGAGGACCTGCTGACCCTCGACGTGGACCTGCTCGTGCCCGCCGCGCTCGAAAACGCCATCGATGGCGACCTCGCGCGGGACGTGCAGGCCGACGTGGTCGTCGAGGCCGCGAACGGCCCGCTCACGCCCGAGGCGGACGACGTCCTCTCGGAGACCGACACCTACGTCTTCCCGGACATCCTCGCGAACGCGGGCGGGGTCACCGTCTCGTACTTCGAGTGGGTCCAGAACCGCCAGCGGTTCCACTGGACCGAGGAACGCGTCAACGAGGAACTCGAACGCATCATCACCGACGCCTTCGACAATCTGGTCGAGACCTACGAGGAGACCGGCGCACCCAACATGCGGACGGCCGCCTACGTGGT